In one Pseudomonadales bacterium genomic region, the following are encoded:
- a CDS encoding enoyl-CoA hydratase-related protein, whose amino-acid sequence MQYEGYQALRFERLDGDVLKITIAHPASAMNAVDDLLHREFTRLFRELKQESDARAALLTGSGRAFSAGGDFAWFPTLQDSASLEQLRRDAKQLIWDLLEVEIPIVCAMNGAAAGLGASIALLCDIIFMAEDAVVLDPHVKVGIVAGDGGTTIWPMAVGPALAKQYLFTGDPVPAAEAHRIGLVNFVTPPAELEAQALAFARRLAAGAPLAIQYTKQAVNKLIKDNLNIAFDFATALEIVTFKSDDHREALAALQDRRKPVFRGH is encoded by the coding sequence ATGCAATACGAAGGCTATCAGGCCCTGCGCTTCGAGCGACTCGATGGTGACGTGCTGAAGATCACCATCGCCCACCCCGCCAGCGCGATGAACGCCGTGGACGATCTCCTGCACCGGGAATTCACGCGACTTTTCCGGGAACTCAAGCAGGAGAGCGACGCTCGTGCCGCGCTGCTCACCGGATCCGGCCGCGCATTCAGTGCCGGCGGTGACTTCGCCTGGTTTCCAACACTGCAGGATTCAGCCAGCCTGGAGCAGCTGCGCCGCGACGCGAAGCAGCTCATCTGGGATCTGCTCGAAGTCGAGATCCCCATTGTCTGCGCGATGAATGGCGCCGCCGCCGGCCTGGGTGCCTCGATCGCACTCCTCTGCGACATCATCTTCATGGCCGAAGACGCGGTTGTCCTCGACCCGCACGTAAAAGTGGGCATCGTCGCCGGTGATGGTGGTACCACCATCTGGCCGATGGCCGTGGGACCGGCACTCGCGAAACAGTATCTGTTCACCGGCGATCCGGTGCCCGCCGCCGAAGCGCATCGCATCGGCCTGGTGAATTTTGTGACCCCGCCCGCCGAGCTGGAGGCCCAGGCACTCGCCTTTGCGCGCAGACTCGCAGCAGGTGCCCCGCTCGCCATTCAATATACGAAGCAGGCGGTAAACAAACTCATCAAGGACAATCTGAACATCGCCTTCGACTTCGCCACGGCTCTGGAGATCGTCACATTCAAAAGCGACGATCACCGCGAAGCGCTTGCGGCACTGCAGGACAGGCGCAAGCCGGTTTTCAGGGGACACTGA
- a CDS encoding mobile mystery protein A encodes MRPEDRALARRQLDKRLSPLRDMQSLARPPRGWIRAIREALGMTGKQLGKRLGVSQPRATKIEQAEKDGSITLETLRRTAQALDCQLVYAFVPRAPLQELVEERARARAKDILEATSHSMALENQRADADTDRAHIEALTRELIEKSGPDLWEDK; translated from the coding sequence ATGCGCCCCGAAGACCGGGCCCTGGCCCGCAGACAGCTTGATAAAAGACTATCGCCGCTTCGCGACATGCAAAGCCTGGCCCGGCCGCCGCGCGGCTGGATCAGAGCAATCCGCGAAGCACTGGGCATGACCGGCAAACAGCTCGGTAAGCGCCTTGGCGTCAGCCAGCCCCGCGCCACCAAAATCGAACAGGCAGAAAAGGACGGCTCGATCACTCTGGAAACGCTGCGCCGAACAGCGCAAGCGCTGGACTGCCAGCTCGTCTACGCCTTTGTCCCGCGCGCGCCGCTGCAGGAACTCGTCGAAGAGCGCGCCCGCGCCCGCGCAAAAGACATCCTCGAAGCCACGAGCCATAGCATGGCGCTTGAAAACCAGCGTGCCGATGCCGACACCGACCGTGCGCACATCGAAGCGCTGACCCGCGAACTGATAGAAAAGTCAGGCCCGGACCTGTGGGAGGACAAATGA
- a CDS encoding acyl-CoA dehydrogenase family protein: protein MNLIENARKLVPELTARAAEIEAGRRIPADVSKRMAEAGFFRMFVPEALGGLELSPLIAVEVFELLAQGDASSAWIAFIGATSGTVLERVPEAAARAVFGKPETLITGVFAPSGRAEIVDGGFLVNGRWQWGSGSENADWILGGCQILRNGEPLTTRSGAPRTHMVLLPASEVKFLDTWHVSGLCGTGSTDYYVEDLFVPTAHVAGYEITESSDRPLYQFPQFTFLALGIAAVSLGIARAAIDELIAVAANKIRAGSSSAIANRVHTQMEVAQAEATLRAARAFYYQALTSAWDQALAGKPVPVDQRRDLRLATTFAVQSAVKVVDAMYTQAGGTSVYETSRLQRQFRDVHVATQHIMVAASTFETVGRLFLGVETNTAML from the coding sequence ATGAATCTGATTGAAAATGCCCGAAAACTGGTTCCTGAACTGACTGCGCGTGCTGCGGAGATCGAAGCGGGAAGGCGCATTCCGGCCGATGTTTCGAAGCGGATGGCCGAAGCCGGCTTCTTTCGCATGTTCGTGCCTGAGGCGCTGGGCGGACTCGAGCTTTCACCCCTGATCGCAGTCGAAGTGTTCGAGCTGCTTGCCCAGGGTGATGCGAGCAGCGCATGGATCGCCTTTATCGGTGCGACAAGCGGTACCGTGCTGGAACGCGTGCCCGAAGCGGCGGCACGGGCTGTATTCGGCAAGCCTGAAACCCTCATCACCGGCGTGTTCGCACCCAGCGGGCGGGCGGAGATCGTCGACGGCGGATTTCTGGTAAACGGTCGCTGGCAGTGGGGTTCGGGTTCGGAAAATGCCGATTGGATACTGGGCGGCTGCCAGATCCTGCGCAATGGTGAGCCGCTTACCACCCGCAGTGGCGCACCGCGCACACATATGGTGCTGCTCCCGGCAAGCGAAGTGAAATTTCTGGATACCTGGCACGTATCCGGACTCTGTGGTACCGGCAGCACTGATTATTATGTCGAGGATCTGTTCGTTCCGACCGCACACGTGGCCGGTTACGAGATCACTGAATCATCAGATCGACCACTGTATCAGTTCCCGCAGTTCACGTTTCTTGCGCTCGGGATTGCCGCCGTCTCCCTGGGGATAGCCAGGGCCGCCATCGATGAGCTGATTGCAGTCGCAGCGAATAAAATCCGGGCCGGCAGTTCCTCTGCAATCGCGAACCGCGTGCACACACAGATGGAAGTCGCGCAGGCAGAAGCAACTCTGCGCGCGGCGCGGGCCTTCTACTACCAGGCGCTCACCAGCGCGTGGGACCAGGCGCTCGCAGGCAAACCGGTGCCCGTCGATCAGCGCCGCGACCTGCGCCTCGCGACAACCTTTGCGGTGCAGTCTGCCGTGAAGGTGGTGGACGCCATGTACACCCAGGCCGGCGGCACTTCGGTCTACGAGACTTCGCGCCTGCAGCGCCAGTTTCGCGATGTGCACGTCGCCACCCAGCACATCATGGTTGCCGCCAGCACCTTTGAAACCGTCGGTCGTCTCTTTCTGGGTGTGGAAACCAACACCGCAATGCTCTAG
- a CDS encoding acyl-CoA dehydrogenase family protein, whose translation MNFDEPEHLLALRDTLRRFVAKEMPGDKVIQWDKDHHYPAELFEKLAALGVCGLTVDEAYGGSGRDLVAAVATIEELCQAGGFAAGPFIHCAFYGGVNISENGSAAQKQSMLPKIARGELLFAYGLSEPDVGGDLASVRTKARREGDHVIVNGSKRWCTGADFADYIICLVNSDPDGNKYENLSLVLVPPGAKGVSLTPMEHANLRYTRSSDVAFDDVAVPVENVLGGPGMWNRGWQTLAGEALEVEKIEISAVAYGVARAVVDEAFRYAQERTQFGSVLSGHQAVRHALVDARTKLDACRHMLYHAAWLAQERRPCSVESSMAKLFIGETAVEIAIVCQRVLGAYGLSDGFHMERNVRDLLGIPIVGGSSNMQRNNIANRLRLAQ comes from the coding sequence ATGAATTTCGATGAACCGGAACACCTGCTCGCGCTGCGCGATACCCTGCGGCGTTTTGTGGCAAAAGAGATGCCGGGGGACAAGGTCATACAGTGGGACAAGGATCATCACTATCCTGCTGAACTGTTCGAAAAGCTTGCGGCACTCGGTGTCTGCGGTCTGACTGTGGATGAGGCATACGGTGGCAGTGGGCGGGATCTCGTTGCAGCGGTCGCCACCATCGAAGAGCTCTGCCAGGCGGGTGGATTTGCCGCGGGGCCTTTCATTCACTGCGCCTTCTACGGTGGTGTAAACATCTCCGAAAACGGATCGGCTGCGCAAAAACAGTCGATGCTGCCGAAGATCGCCCGGGGTGAGCTGCTGTTCGCCTACGGACTTTCGGAACCCGACGTCGGCGGTGATCTCGCCAGCGTGCGCACGAAGGCGCGGCGCGAAGGCGATCACGTGATCGTGAATGGCAGCAAGCGCTGGTGTACGGGTGCCGATTTCGCGGACTACATCATCTGCCTCGTCAACAGCGACCCCGACGGCAACAAATACGAAAACCTGTCGCTGGTGCTCGTACCACCGGGCGCGAAGGGCGTCTCGCTCACACCCATGGAGCACGCCAACCTTCGCTACACCCGTTCATCCGATGTCGCCTTCGACGACGTGGCGGTGCCGGTCGAGAACGTGCTTGGCGGACCCGGGATGTGGAACCGTGGCTGGCAGACCCTCGCCGGTGAAGCACTCGAGGTGGAGAAGATCGAAATTTCGGCGGTGGCCTATGGAGTAGCTCGCGCCGTTGTCGATGAAGCCTTCCGCTATGCACAGGAGCGCACGCAGTTCGGTTCCGTACTGAGTGGTCATCAGGCAGTGCGTCACGCACTCGTTGATGCCAGAACGAAACTCGATGCCTGCCGGCACATGCTCTATCACGCAGCGTGGCTTGCGCAGGAGCGCCGGCCCTGTTCGGTGGAATCGTCGATGGCCAAACTATTCATTGGAGAGACGGCGGTCGAGATCGCCATCGTGTGCCAGCGGGTGCTCGGCGCCTATGGCCTGTCGGACGGTTTTCACATGGAGCGCAACGTGAGGGATCTTCTGGGAATTCCGATCGTCGGCGGTTCATCGAACATGCAGCGGAACAACATCGCCAACCGATTGAGGCTTGCCCAATGA
- a CDS encoding 4Fe-4S dicluster domain-containing protein, whose protein sequence is MSSRQIAMVMDLNKCVGCHTCSVACKRLWTRREGMQGMWWNTVNTQPGRGSPRDWESLGGGFRDDVAQPGELPSQKDFGEPWEYKSEKIFYEGNPDSRLAPEGGDPDWGPNWDEDQGAGDYPNAYYFYLPRICNHCTHPACLEACPRGAIGKREEDGIVLIDEDRCRGYRFCMEACPYKKIYFNTVEGVSQKCIFCLPRVEQGVAPACARQCPGRVRFVGYLDDPEGPIHKLVHKYRVALPLHAEYGTGPNVFYVPPLSPPGLDAQGNPTGVARIPIDYLESLFGPRVQEVLDLLQEERTRRQRGEPSELMDLLISRRWLDLFSSLDRHPRDAAPVRILDPRVRT, encoded by the coding sequence ATGAGTAGCAGACAGATCGCGATGGTGATGGATCTGAACAAATGCGTTGGCTGTCACACCTGCAGCGTCGCGTGCAAGCGGTTGTGGACGCGCCGGGAAGGAATGCAGGGGATGTGGTGGAACACCGTGAACACGCAGCCGGGTCGGGGCAGCCCGCGCGACTGGGAATCCCTGGGCGGTGGATTCCGCGACGATGTCGCGCAGCCTGGAGAGCTGCCCTCCCAGAAGGATTTCGGAGAACCCTGGGAATACAAATCTGAGAAAATCTTTTACGAAGGCAATCCTGACTCAAGGCTGGCTCCCGAAGGCGGTGATCCCGACTGGGGCCCGAACTGGGATGAAGATCAGGGTGCCGGAGACTATCCGAACGCCTACTACTTCTATCTCCCGCGGATCTGCAATCACTGCACCCATCCGGCATGCCTCGAAGCCTGTCCCCGGGGAGCGATCGGGAAACGGGAGGAGGATGGAATCGTTCTCATCGATGAAGACCGCTGCCGAGGCTATCGCTTCTGTATGGAGGCCTGTCCGTATAAGAAGATCTACTTCAATACGGTCGAAGGGGTGTCACAGAAGTGCATTTTCTGCCTCCCCCGGGTGGAACAGGGTGTCGCCCCCGCCTGCGCACGACAATGCCCGGGTCGAGTGCGCTTCGTCGGCTACCTGGATGATCCCGAAGGACCCATTCACAAACTGGTTCATAAGTACCGTGTGGCCCTGCCCCTTCATGCGGAGTACGGCACCGGGCCGAACGTCTTCTACGTGCCTCCACTCTCACCACCGGGACTCGACGCGCAGGGCAATCCGACAGGGGTTGCCCGTATTCCCATTGACTACCTCGAATCACTGTTCGGACCGCGGGTACAGGAGGTGCTCGATCTTCTGCAGGAGGAGCGCACCCGGCGCCAGCGCGGAGAACCATCCGAGCTGATGGATCTGCTCATCTCACGTCGATGGCTCGATCTTTTTTCATCTCTCGACCGTCATCCGCGGGATGCGGCGCCTGTGCGGATCCTGGATCCGAGGGTCCGCACATGA
- a CDS encoding TetR/AcrR family transcriptional regulator — translation MSRASLTPQEIEAGRSRVITAATELFAQDGFEAVTMRAIGREMGRSPTTPYTYFSNKEEIFAEVRTRAFARFADALEDGIRNMHNPLVRLRAMCGAYAGFARDNPDAYRLMFELRQGGMAEYPPLKLQRERSFGHPLGAARDAVSQGLLQGDPLTLAHTIWACCHGIVSLELAGQLDLGRSLDELVEPVTEAILRAYQTLSADHEIARQIPGETT, via the coding sequence ATGTCCAGAGCTTCGCTGACACCGCAGGAAATCGAAGCCGGTCGATCGCGCGTCATCACAGCCGCCACTGAGCTCTTCGCGCAGGATGGATTCGAAGCCGTCACCATGCGGGCGATCGGGCGGGAAATGGGACGCAGCCCGACTACGCCTTATACCTACTTTTCCAACAAGGAGGAGATCTTCGCCGAAGTGCGGACGAGGGCATTCGCACGTTTCGCCGACGCTCTGGAAGACGGCATCCGGAATATGCACAACCCCCTGGTGCGACTTCGAGCAATGTGCGGGGCTTACGCCGGTTTTGCCCGGGACAACCCGGATGCCTACCGGCTCATGTTCGAGCTGCGCCAGGGCGGGATGGCCGAATACCCGCCCCTCAAACTACAACGGGAGCGGAGCTTCGGACACCCGCTGGGCGCTGCACGTGATGCGGTCAGTCAGGGACTGCTGCAAGGCGACCCATTGACCCTCGCTCACACCATCTGGGCCTGCTGTCACGGCATCGTGTCACTGGAGCTCGCCGGCCAGCTCGATCTCGGACGAAGTCTCGATGAACTGGTCGAGCCGGTCACCGAAGCGATACTCAGGGCTTATCAGACGCTGTCCGCTGATCATGAAATCGCCAGGCAGATACCAGGCGAGACTACCTAA
- a CDS encoding mobile mystery protein B, translating to MSDPLLPEEDGATPLSDEEREGLKLSYVTTRGDLNAAEQQNILKAQNWAQKRKNKVLTRDYLNDLHKRMYGDVWTWAGTYRTTEKSIGIDPIHIQVRLQELLDNVNYWIENETYPPDEITARFHHKLVYIHPYPNGNGRHARLAADILLKEMDQEPFTWGRANLRDVGQARKTYIDALRAADGHDITPLLEFVRS from the coding sequence ATGAGCGATCCACTCCTGCCGGAAGAAGACGGCGCAACGCCGCTCAGCGATGAAGAGCGCGAGGGCTTAAAGCTCTCCTATGTCACCACGCGCGGTGATCTCAATGCCGCCGAACAGCAGAACATCCTTAAAGCGCAAAACTGGGCTCAAAAACGCAAGAACAAAGTTCTCACCCGCGACTACCTGAACGACCTGCATAAACGAATGTATGGCGATGTCTGGACATGGGCCGGCACATACCGCACTACGGAAAAATCCATCGGCATCGATCCCATCCACATCCAGGTCCGGCTCCAGGAACTGCTGGATAACGTGAACTACTGGATAGAGAACGAGACCTACCCGCCCGATGAAATCACCGCAAGATTTCATCACAAGCTCGTCTATATCCATCCGTACCCGAACGGCAACGGACGCCATGCCCGCCTGGCGGCAGACATCCTGCTCAAAGAGATGGATCAGGAACCATTCACCTGGGGCCGCGCCAACCTGCGCGATGTCGGACAAGCCCGCAAGACCTACATCGACGCCCTGCGTGCCGCCGACGGCCATGACATCACGCCGCTGTTGGAATTCGTGCGGAGCTAA